AACGTCCCCAGGATGGGTGAGGTTCGAACACCGGCGCGCCTGGTTCAGGTGCGTGGGCGGTCGGTCGAGCGACCAGATTGGCCGAGGACGGTCCCACGGCCTTGCAGGAACCCTACGAAGACGACTCCGCCTCGGTTCTGCTGGCCACCGACCTGCACGCCGGAAACGTGCTGTCCGCCGAACGCGAACCGTGGCTCGTGATCGACCCGAAACCGTTCGTCGGCGCCCCCGCCTACGACGCCACGCAACACCTTCTGAACTGCAAAGGACGCCTACGAACCGACCCGCTCGGGACGATCTCCCGTTTCGCCGCACTGCTCGACGTCGACGAACA
The nucleotide sequence above comes from Candidatus Binatia bacterium. Encoded proteins:
- a CDS encoding aminoglycoside phosphotransferase family protein, which translates into the protein MQEPYEDDSASVLLATDLHAGNVLSAEREPWLVIDPKPFVGAPAYDATQHLLNCKGRLRTDPLGTISRFAALLDVDEQRVPRWTFARLAAVPG